A stretch of Colletotrichum lupini chromosome 2, complete sequence DNA encodes these proteins:
- a CDS encoding FAD binding domain-containing protein, with translation MVRIEDFEGMQYSRVGDESEMQEYAFFNQQYATSTYQKEHDMNPDLIVRPQNDQDVIRAVNWARENKVAVAVKSGGHQYSGASSTSGKNIQIDLGNTYKDLMILKPKEPIADNRTLVYIGVSITMMDLNKYLKQTKLFVPTGQCAYVGVGGHGQTGGYGQLGRSFGLFGDNIRTIRMVCHDGVIRDITKENNPEMFYAILGGSPGNFGVITHYIVEVYKSSSYLGTVAGPNGFKGPHGIKALWLYSKEVLTTLLNAIAEMADDPTFPRGFDLCVSVISTDFPMSTLFKELKDANVWQRIQDRIKNALEDDFLELLNGRFPASIILYAQWCPTSKEDKYDANVDAWFGKFRELKSLLEDFSLQFGEFDMEMSDMTGQWIFPRAREFDLPYVKRTYSTNSTSLTKDKWVDAVVDRIDLIYNPEQYLKGHEGEKDYERFMRCKLSVQIQCFGGKNSRFFVNRDNGTSYSWRDSSVVQTLDCFHEPDEDSRKLAQSWQAKNDQIMNGPDSPFSKKDRRLLWGSYGDWNLGDEKIWKCYYEDEEKYRRLGKARALADPNGTFTANPFAITAINNAKL, from the coding sequence ATGGTTCGCATTGAAGATTTCGAGGGTATGCAATACTCCAGGGTGGGAGACGAGTCTGAGATGCAAGAATACGCTTTCTTCAACCAGCAATATGCAACTTCAACATATCAGAAAGAGCACGACATGAACCCCGATCTCATAGTGCGACCTCAAAACGACCAAGATGTCATCAGAGCGGTCAACTGGGCCAGGGAAAACAAGGTGGCCGTTGCCGTCAAGAGTGGAGGTCACCAGTACAGCGGAGCCTCGTCCACAAGCGGCAAAAACATCCAGATCGACTTGGGTAACACGTACAAGGATCTGATGATCTTGAAGCCCAAGGAACCCATTGCAGACAACCGCACACTTGTTTATATTGGCGTCAGCATCACTATGATGGATCTCAACAAGTACCTCAAGCAGACGAAGCTCTTTGTTCCCACTGGCCAGTGTGCGTACGTCGGCGTCGGAGGTCACGGCCAGACTGGCGGTTACGGACAGTTAGGCCGAAGTTTCGGCCTTTTTGGAGACAATATCAGAACCATCCGCATGGTATGCCACGACGGTGTCATCCGCGACATCACCAAGGAGAACAACCCTGAGATGTTCTATGCCATCCTTGGTGGCAGCCCAGGAAACTTCGGCGTCATCACTCACTACATCGTCGAGGTGTATAAGTCTAGTAGCTACCTTGGTACCGTCGCTGGACCTAACGGCTTCAAAGGACCTCATGGCATCAAGGCACTCTGGCTCTATTCCAAGGAAGTTCTTACCACACTTCTCAATGCCATTGCCGAGATGGCTGATGACCCTACATTCCCCCGTGGCTTTGACCTCTGTGTCAGTGTCATCAGCACAGATTTCCCTATGTCGACTCTGTTCAAGGAGCTCAAAGACGCCAACGTCTGGCAGCGCATCCAGGACCGCATCAAGAATGCACTCGAAGACGACTTCCTGGAGTTGCTCAATGGACGGTTTCCAGCCTCGATAATCCTGTATGCGCAGTGGTGCCCGACCAGCAAGGAGGACAAGTACGATGCCAATGTCGACGCCTGGTTTGGCAAGTTCCGAGAGCTCAAGAGCCTGTTGGAAGACTTCTCGCTTCAGTTTGGAGAGTTCGACATGGAGATGTCGGATATGACTGGGCAGTGGATCTTCCCCAGAGCGCGCGAGTTTGACCTCCCATACGTCAAGCGCACATACTCGACCAACTCCACCAGCCTTACAAAAGATAAGTGGGTTGATGCTGTTGTTGATCGCATTGACCTCATCTATAACCCTGAACAGTACCTCAAGGGACATGAGGGTGAGAAGGATTATGAGCGTTTCATGCGATGTAAGCTGTCAGTTCAAATCCAGTGCTTTGGAGGCAAGAACTCGCGCTTCTTCGTCAACAGAGACAACGGCACATCCTACAGCTGGAGAGACTCGTCTGTTGTCCAGACTTTGGACTGCTTCCACGAGCCCGATGAAGATTCCAGGAAGCTGGCTCAATCATGGCAAGCCAAGAACGATCAGATTATGAACGGACCTGACAGCCCGTTCAGCAAGAAGGATAGACGTCTTCTTTGGGGATCTTATGGTGATTGGAACTTGGGTGATGAGAAGATCTGGAAGTGCTACTACGAAGATGAGGAGAAGTACAGGCGGCTTGGAAAGGCCAGAGCACTCGCTGATCCCAACGGAACGTTTACTGCAAATCCGTTCGCAATTACTGCAATCAACAATGCAAAGTTATGA
- a CDS encoding isoprenylcysteine carboxyl methyltransferase produces MSISQASLSVAILASTIGTYIGLLNPNPEPPQKPNDDLHHHNHHHHHQPQTKHADSIRWMHLTHRHTPKVILLPLALLSLHLAALALYTPNIPPSILRHGAENGLSASLTTWSASTLLPLAAIFFAGVPLRLGPYRSLGKNFTFQLTKPDQLKTTGIYRYLQHPSYTGVIVLVLSNVALLARLDGVLSCWVAPAWHQGLRSVQWVLGPAACCVFLFGVWTRVREEEGMLREEFGEKWERWHASTARFVPYIF; encoded by the coding sequence ATGTCTATATCCCAGGCATCACTCTCGGTCGCAATCTTGGCCTCCACCATCGGAACCTACATAGGCCTCCTAAACCCCAACCCCGAACCACCTCAGAAACCAAACGACGACCTTCACCACCACAaccaccatcaccatcaccaACCGCAAACCAAACACGCAGACTCGATCCGCTGGATGCACCTCACCCACAGACACACCCCCAAAGTAATCCTCCTCCCCCTCGCCCTCCTCTCTCTCCACCTCGCCGCCCTCGCCCTCTACACACCCAACATCCCGCCCTCCATCCTCCGCCACGGCGCCGAAAACGGCCTCAGCGCCTCCCTAACAACCTGGTCCGCCTCAACCCTCCTCCCGCTCGCCGCAATCTTCTTCGCCGGCGTCCCGCTCCGCCTCGGACCCTACCGCTCCCTCGGGAAAAACTTCACCTTCCAGCTCACGAAACCGGATCAGCTCAAGACGACGGGGATTTATCGGTACCTCCAGCACCCGAGCTACACGGGCGTCATCGTTCTCGTGCTCTCCAATGTCGCGCTGCTGGCTAGGCTCGACGGCGTGCTGAGCTGCTGGGTTGCGCCGGCGTGGCATCAGGGGTTGAGGAGTGTGCAGTGGGTTCTCGGTCCTGCTGCGTGCTGCGTGTTTTTGTTTGGGGTGTGGACGAGGGtgagggaggaggagggcatGTTGCGGGAGGAGTTTGGGGAGAAGTGGGAGAGGTGGCATGCTTCCACGGCGCGGTTTGTGCCGTATATATTTTGA